The following proteins come from a genomic window of Mycolicibacterium rufum:
- the acsA gene encoding acetate--CoA ligase, whose translation MTATTSVIGKTEDDWRVHPNFTDYDRTRAGFSWATVPRVCAGMADGGCNIAYAAVDRHAHGPLAAHTALRFVTADSWDGELATRDLSYAELARHARRFTNVLRALGVDKGDRVFTLMSRCPELYVTILGALRNGSVVSPLFSAFGPEPIATRLSLGEAQVLVTTRAFYVRKIAPIRDQLPSLEHVFLIDDHAADGDQPGTLGFWRWMEAASEEAPITHTTADDPALLHFTSGTTGTPKGALHVHGAVTMHYITGLYALDLHADDIYWCTADPGWVTGMSYGVIAPLLHGVTSIVDEAEFDAERWYRILSAHAVTVWYTAPTAIRMLIKAGPELAAQFRFPALRFVASVGEPLNAEAVWWGKRVLGLPIHDNWWQTETGGIMIANTPAFDIKPGSMGRPLPGVDACVVHRHDDGTVSVVDQPDVEGELALTPGWPSMFRTYLNAEERYRNSFADGLYLTGDLVKRDADGYFWFVGRADDVIKSAGHLIGPFEVENALTDHPAVAEAAVIGVPDPTVGEVVKAFVALKDGYSADEDTLRSLMAHARKRLGAAVAPKVIEFTDALPHTRSGKIMRRLLKARELGLPEGDTSTMETAS comes from the coding sequence ATGACCGCGACGACATCGGTGATCGGCAAGACGGAGGACGACTGGCGCGTCCACCCGAACTTCACCGACTACGACCGCACGCGGGCCGGCTTCAGCTGGGCCACGGTGCCGCGCGTGTGCGCCGGCATGGCCGACGGGGGGTGCAACATCGCGTACGCGGCCGTCGACCGGCACGCGCACGGACCGTTGGCCGCACACACCGCGCTGCGCTTCGTCACCGCCGACAGCTGGGACGGGGAGCTGGCGACGCGGGATCTGAGCTACGCCGAATTGGCACGCCACGCACGGCGTTTCACGAACGTGCTGCGGGCGCTGGGTGTCGACAAGGGCGACCGCGTCTTCACGTTGATGAGCCGGTGCCCGGAGCTCTACGTGACCATCCTGGGCGCGTTACGCAACGGCAGCGTCGTCTCCCCGCTGTTCTCGGCGTTCGGGCCGGAACCGATCGCCACCCGGCTCTCTCTCGGCGAGGCACAGGTTCTCGTCACCACCCGGGCGTTCTACGTGCGCAAGATCGCGCCCATCCGCGATCAGCTGCCGTCGCTCGAGCACGTGTTCCTCATCGACGACCATGCCGCCGACGGCGACCAACCAGGGACACTGGGTTTCTGGCGCTGGATGGAGGCCGCGTCCGAGGAGGCGCCGATCACCCACACCACCGCCGATGATCCGGCCCTCCTGCACTTCACCAGCGGCACCACCGGCACGCCGAAGGGTGCGCTGCACGTCCACGGCGCCGTCACGATGCACTACATCACCGGCCTCTACGCCTTGGACCTGCACGCTGACGACATCTATTGGTGCACAGCCGATCCCGGCTGGGTCACGGGGATGTCCTACGGGGTCATCGCGCCGCTGCTGCACGGGGTGACCTCGATCGTCGACGAGGCGGAGTTCGACGCCGAGCGCTGGTACCGCATCCTCTCCGCGCACGCCGTGACGGTGTGGTACACCGCGCCGACGGCGATCCGGATGCTGATCAAGGCGGGCCCCGAGCTGGCCGCCCAGTTCCGTTTCCCTGCTCTGCGTTTCGTGGCCAGCGTGGGGGAGCCGCTCAACGCCGAGGCGGTGTGGTGGGGTAAGCGGGTGCTGGGTCTGCCGATCCACGACAACTGGTGGCAGACCGAGACCGGCGGGATCATGATCGCCAACACCCCGGCGTTCGACATCAAGCCCGGGTCGATGGGCCGGCCCCTGCCCGGGGTCGATGCCTGTGTGGTGCACCGGCACGACGACGGCACGGTGTCGGTCGTCGACCAACCCGACGTCGAGGGGGAACTCGCGCTCACGCCGGGCTGGCCGTCGATGTTCCGGACCTACCTCAATGCCGAGGAGCGCTACCGCAACAGCTTCGCCGACGGTCTGTACCTGACCGGCGATCTGGTCAAGCGCGACGCCGACGGCTACTTCTGGTTCGTCGGGCGCGCCGACGACGTGATCAAGTCCGCCGGCCATCTGATCGGACCCTTCGAAGTGGAGAACGCGCTCACCGATCATCCGGCCGTCGCCGAGGCCGCCGTGATCGGCGTGCCCGACCCCACCGTCGGCGAGGTGGTCAAGGCGTTCGTTGCGCTCAAGGACGGCTACTCCGCCGACGAGGACACGCTGCGCTCGCTGATGGCCCACGCGCGCAAGCGACTCGGCGCCGCGGTGGCGCCCAAGGTGATCGAGTTCACCGATGCGCTGCCGCACACCCGCAGCGGCAAGATCATGCGGCGCCTGCTCAAGGCCCGCGAACTCGGTCTGCCCGAGGGGGACACGTCCACGATGGAGACCGCGTCATGA